A stretch of Homo sapiens chromosome 12, GRCh38.p14 Primary Assembly DNA encodes these proteins:
- the GPRC5D gene encoding G-protein coupled receptor family C group 5 member D produces the protein MYKDCIESTGDYFLLCDAEGPWGIILESLAILGIVVTILLLLAFLFLMRKIQDCSQWNVLPTQLLFLLSVLGLFGLAFAFIIELNQQTAPVRYFLFGVLFALCFSCLLAHASNLVKLVRGCVSFSWTTILCIAIGCSLLQIIIATEYVTLIMTRGMMFVNMTPCQLNVDFVVLLVYVLFLMALTFFVSKATFCGPCENWKQHGRLIFITVLFSIIIWVVWISMLLRGNPQFQRQPQWDDPVVCIALVTNAWVFLLLYIVPELCILYRSCRQECPLQGNACPVTAYQHSFQVENQELSRARDSDGAEEDVALTSYGTPIQPQTVDPTQECFIPQAKLSPQQDAGGV, from the exons ATGTACAAGGACTGCATCGAGTCCACTGGAgactattttcttctctgtgacGCCGAGGGGCCATGGGGCATCATTCTGGAGTCCCTGGCCATACTTGGCATCGTGGTCACAATTCTGCTACTCTTAGCATTTCTCTTCCTCATGCGAAAGATCCAAGACTGCAGCCAGTGGAATGTCCTCCCCAcccagctcctcttcctcctgagtGTCCTGGGGCTCTTCGGACTCGCTTTTGCCTTCATCATCGAGCTCAATCAACAAACTGCCCCCGTACGCTACTTTCTCTTTGGGGTTCTCTTTGCTCTCTGTTTCTCATGCCTCTTAGCTCATGCCTCCAATCTAGTGAAGCTGGTTCGGGGTTGTGTCTCCTTCTCCTGGACGACAATTCTGTGCATTGCTATTGGTTGCAGTCTGTTGCAAATCATTATTGCCACTGAGTATGTGACTCTCATCATGACCAGAGGTATGATGTTTGTGAATATGACACCCTGCCAGCTCAATGTGGACTTTGTTGTACTCCTGGTCTATGTCCTCTTCCTGATGGCCCTCACATTCTTCGTCTCCAAAGCCACCTTCTGTGGCCCGTGTGAGAACTGGAAGCAGCATGGAAGGCTCATCTTTATCACTGTGCTCTTCTCCATCATCATCTGGGTGGTGTGGATCTCCATGCTCCTGAGAGGCAACCCGCAGTTCCAGCGACAGCCCCAGTGGGACGACCCGGTCGTCTGCATTGCTCTGGTCACCAACGCATGGGTTTTCCTGCTGCTGTACATCGTCCCTGAGCTCTGCATTCTCTACAGATCGTGTAGACAGGAGTGCCCTTTACAAGGCAATGCCTGCCCCGTCACAGCCTACCAACACAGCTTCCAAGTGGAGAACCAGGAGCTCTCCAGAG CCCGAGACAGTGATGGAGCTGAGGAGGATGTAGCATTAACTTCATATGGTACTCCCATTCAGCCGCAG acTGTTGATCCCACACAAGAGTGTTTCATCCCACAGGCTAAACTAAGCCCCCAGCAAGATGCAGGAGGAGTATAA
- the GPRC5D gene encoding G-protein coupled receptor family C group 5 member D isoform X1, with product MYKDCIESTGDYFLLCDAEGPWGIILESLAILGIVVTILLLLAFLFLMRKIQDCSQWNVLPTQLLFLLSVLGLFGLAFAFIIELNQQTAPVRYFLFGVLFALCFSCLLAHASNLVKLVRGCVSFSWTTILCIAIGCSLLQIIIATEYVTLIMTRGMMFVNMTPCQLNVDFVVLLVYVLFLMALTFFVSKATFCGPCENWKQHGRLIFITVLFSIIIWVVWISMLLRGNPQFQRQPQWDDPVVCIALVTNAWVFLLLYIVPELCILYRSCRQECPLQGNACPVTAYQHSFQVENQELSRDC from the exons ATGTACAAGGACTGCATCGAGTCCACTGGAgactattttcttctctgtgacGCCGAGGGGCCATGGGGCATCATTCTGGAGTCCCTGGCCATACTTGGCATCGTGGTCACAATTCTGCTACTCTTAGCATTTCTCTTCCTCATGCGAAAGATCCAAGACTGCAGCCAGTGGAATGTCCTCCCCAcccagctcctcttcctcctgagtGTCCTGGGGCTCTTCGGACTCGCTTTTGCCTTCATCATCGAGCTCAATCAACAAACTGCCCCCGTACGCTACTTTCTCTTTGGGGTTCTCTTTGCTCTCTGTTTCTCATGCCTCTTAGCTCATGCCTCCAATCTAGTGAAGCTGGTTCGGGGTTGTGTCTCCTTCTCCTGGACGACAATTCTGTGCATTGCTATTGGTTGCAGTCTGTTGCAAATCATTATTGCCACTGAGTATGTGACTCTCATCATGACCAGAGGTATGATGTTTGTGAATATGACACCCTGCCAGCTCAATGTGGACTTTGTTGTACTCCTGGTCTATGTCCTCTTCCTGATGGCCCTCACATTCTTCGTCTCCAAAGCCACCTTCTGTGGCCCGTGTGAGAACTGGAAGCAGCATGGAAGGCTCATCTTTATCACTGTGCTCTTCTCCATCATCATCTGGGTGGTGTGGATCTCCATGCTCCTGAGAGGCAACCCGCAGTTCCAGCGACAGCCCCAGTGGGACGACCCGGTCGTCTGCATTGCTCTGGTCACCAACGCATGGGTTTTCCTGCTGCTGTACATCGTCCCTGAGCTCTGCATTCTCTACAGATCGTGTAGACAGGAGTGCCCTTTACAAGGCAATGCCTGCCCCGTCACAGCCTACCAACACAGCTTCCAAGTGGAGAACCAGGAGCTCTCCAGAG acTGTTGA